A stretch of Spirosoma oryzicola DNA encodes these proteins:
- a CDS encoding phytanoyl-CoA dioxygenase family protein, with amino-acid sequence MSKIDLPPFTLGETITPEQRQFFNKHGVIVFRNFIHPETVKLFISEVERIEKEWLAEGRDKVNGVPLKFGQDEAGNSMIQRMCFLSQHSTALHEFLQDPRLQAVVDLLQPYEGRIAEIEKDGLILNHYVRTPNSKFSQMGWHTDSPRDIFLGQRIMPMLNVGIHLNATPYENGGLRVIPGTHKQGILKMLFRKKYFVDNEPDKQEIGFDINAGDLSVHDGRLWHRAQQSPHVGEASRRRVMYVPVVTGKYMPKNEHSKTPFYHRFISKVNI; translated from the coding sequence ATGAGCAAAATCGATTTACCGCCCTTTACGCTGGGCGAAACCATTACCCCAGAACAACGTCAGTTTTTTAATAAGCATGGCGTGATCGTTTTTCGTAATTTCATTCATCCTGAAACGGTCAAATTATTCATCAGTGAAGTTGAACGCATCGAGAAGGAGTGGCTGGCCGAAGGCCGTGACAAAGTCAACGGAGTACCGTTGAAATTTGGTCAGGATGAAGCCGGTAACTCGATGATTCAGCGGATGTGCTTCCTCTCGCAGCACAGCACCGCGCTTCACGAATTTTTGCAGGACCCGCGTCTGCAAGCCGTCGTGGATCTGTTGCAGCCTTACGAGGGCCGCATTGCCGAAATTGAAAAAGACGGCCTTATCCTCAATCACTACGTTCGTACGCCGAACAGTAAGTTCTCGCAAATGGGTTGGCATACCGATAGCCCCCGCGACATCTTCTTGGGTCAGCGGATCATGCCGATGCTGAACGTAGGGATTCACCTGAACGCTACACCTTACGAAAATGGTGGGTTACGCGTTATTCCAGGTACGCACAAGCAGGGCATTCTTAAAATGCTCTTCCGCAAAAAGTACTTCGTGGACAACGAACCGGACAAGCAGGAAATCGGCTTCGACATAAACGCTGGTGATCTGAGCGTCCATGATGGCCGTCTCTGGCACCGGGCGCAGCAGTCGCCCCACGTTGGTGAAGCGAGTCGTCGTCGTGTTATGTACGTACCGGTTGTGACGGGCAAATACATGCCTAAAAATGAGCACAGCAAAACGCCATTTTACCACCGGTTTATCTCCAAAGTAAATATTTAA
- a CDS encoding SDR family NAD(P)-dependent oxidoreductase: MAYALITGASKGIGLAIAEELARRKYDLLLVARSKSLLQDIAQRLATSHRIKTDFFAADLAQAGAAQQVLDWCQTKNYPVRFLVNNAGYGLSGPFEKHALAEHIDMMQVNMMTLVELTYLFLPQLRQQSKAYILNIGSSAAYQAIPKLSLYSASKAFVLQFSRGLRQELKSSSVSVTCVCPGSTDTGFVDRAQIGDKGRKAAQRVNMTPEEVALQAVDATLAGKAEVVTGVLNQLGKLMAWLLPKGIVEKTAGSIYD, translated from the coding sequence ATGGCTTACGCCCTCATTACGGGAGCCAGTAAAGGCATTGGTCTGGCGATTGCCGAAGAACTGGCTCGTCGTAAATATGATCTGCTACTGGTTGCCCGTTCGAAATCGCTCTTGCAGGATATTGCGCAGCGGCTGGCAACGTCCCACCGGATTAAGACTGATTTTTTTGCCGCTGATCTGGCCCAAGCCGGAGCCGCTCAACAAGTATTAGACTGGTGCCAGACGAAGAATTACCCAGTTCGGTTTCTGGTCAACAATGCGGGCTACGGATTAAGCGGACCGTTTGAGAAACACGCGCTGGCTGAGCATATCGACATGATGCAGGTAAACATGATGACGCTTGTGGAGTTGACCTACCTGTTTCTGCCGCAACTTCGTCAGCAGTCCAAAGCCTATATTCTGAATATCGGTAGTTCAGCTGCTTATCAGGCAATCCCCAAACTGAGTTTGTATTCCGCTTCCAAAGCGTTTGTCCTTCAGTTTAGCCGCGGACTTCGGCAGGAATTGAAATCCTCGTCGGTTTCGGTGACCTGCGTTTGCCCTGGCTCTACCGACACCGGTTTCGTTGACCGGGCGCAAATCGGAGACAAAGGCCGGAAAGCCGCACAACGGGTTAACATGACGCCCGAAGAGGTAGCGCTTCAAGCCGTGGACGCTACACTAGCCGGTAAGGCCGAAGTGGTTACGGGGGTACTCAACCAGCTTGGTAAACTGATGGCCTGGTTGTTGCCGAAAGGTATTGTCGAGAAAACCGCCGGAAGCATCTACGACTAA